In a genomic window of Sphingomonas koreensis:
- the merP gene encoding mercury resistance system periplasmic binding protein MerP codes for MKKLALLATVAVLFASGPAFAAIRTVTLAVENMTCVTCGPVVKKSLSRVSGVTAVEVSVEAHTATVTYDDAKTSTKALIAATTNAGYSSQVRK; via the coding sequence ATGAAGAAGCTTGCCCTGCTCGCGACCGTAGCGGTGCTGTTCGCATCCGGCCCGGCCTTTGCCGCAATCCGGACCGTCACCCTGGCCGTCGAGAACATGACTTGCGTGACCTGCGGCCCCGTCGTCAAAAAGAGCCTGTCGCGCGTATCCGGCGTGACCGCCGTCGAAGTTTCAGTCGAAGCACATACCGCGACCGTCACCTATGACGACGCCAAGACCAGCACCAAGGCGTTGATCGCGGCGACCACCAACGCTGGCTACTCTTCGCAAGTCCGCAAGTGA
- a CDS encoding chemotaxis protein CheB codes for MSLQAVVIGASAGGVQALSQVLPALPVDFPIPVIVVVHIPPRRDNALVDLFADKCRIPVKEAEDKEPLEPGTIYFAPSDYHLLVEAGGSLALSSDEPVNHSRPAIDVLFESAADAFGSELAGIVLTGANSDGAAGLRAICAAGGKGIVQDPASAEVATMPHAALAAAPGSQAMRLEDIHPALEAMIAL; via the coding sequence GTGAGCCTTCAGGCAGTCGTCATCGGCGCGTCGGCGGGCGGCGTGCAGGCCCTTTCGCAGGTGCTGCCGGCCTTGCCCGTGGACTTTCCCATTCCCGTCATCGTCGTCGTCCATATCCCGCCACGGCGCGATAACGCCTTGGTCGATCTGTTCGCCGACAAATGCCGCATCCCTGTAAAGGAAGCGGAGGATAAGGAGCCGCTGGAACCGGGAACGATCTATTTCGCGCCGTCCGATTATCATCTTCTCGTCGAGGCGGGCGGCTCGCTCGCTCTATCCTCGGACGAGCCGGTCAATCACTCGCGACCCGCAATCGACGTGCTGTTCGAAAGCGCGGCAGACGCGTTCGGAAGCGAGCTGGCCGGGATTGTCCTGACGGGAGCGAACAGCGATGGCGCAGCGGGATTGCGCGCTATATGTGCGGCAGGCGGGAAAGGTATCGTACAGGATCCGGCCTCGGCGGAAGTGGCGACAATGCCCCACGCTGCGCTTGCCGCGGCCCCGGGTTCGCAAGCGATGCGGTTGGAAGACATCCACCCTGCGCTGGAGGCCATGATCGCGCTATGA
- a CDS encoding hybrid sensor histidine kinase/response regulator, with amino-acid sequence MTNNVKFLLVDDLEENLVALEALLAREGLELHLARSGEDALELMLANDYALALLDVQMPGMDGFELAEIMRANERSRHIPIIFVTAGSGDAARRFRGYEAGAVDFIQKPIEADILRSKSNVFLDLYAQRQQITAQRDELATLSAALQAADQQKNRFLAVLAHELRNPLAVLAAGLSILERKRDPEVIGNVRTSMRQHLGHMTRLVDDLLDINRIEHGKISLRREKVLLADILPSALEVAVPAIESGNHTLAVNVPEQPILLDVDKARFIQMVSNVVGNAARYTPKGGRIEVTASGSGNSASIVVSDNGVGIPADQQSRIFELFEQSNAGMVVIGDGLGIGLALVKQLAELHGGTIRLVSSVPGEGSTFEIQLPTGNH; translated from the coding sequence ATGACCAACAACGTCAAATTCCTGTTGGTCGACGATCTCGAGGAAAACCTCGTCGCGCTCGAAGCCTTGCTTGCGCGCGAAGGGCTGGAGCTGCATTTGGCGCGCAGCGGCGAAGATGCGCTCGAACTGATGCTGGCGAACGATTATGCGCTGGCGCTGCTCGACGTGCAGATGCCCGGCATGGACGGGTTCGAACTGGCCGAGATAATGCGCGCGAACGAGCGATCGCGGCATATCCCGATCATTTTCGTGACGGCGGGAAGCGGCGATGCCGCACGCCGCTTTCGAGGTTACGAGGCGGGAGCGGTCGATTTCATCCAAAAGCCGATCGAAGCCGACATCCTGCGCTCCAAATCGAATGTCTTCCTGGACCTGTATGCCCAGCGGCAGCAGATCACCGCCCAGCGCGACGAACTCGCAACGCTCAGCGCTGCGCTACAGGCTGCCGATCAGCAGAAAAACCGGTTTCTCGCGGTGCTGGCGCACGAGTTGCGCAATCCGTTGGCGGTCCTTGCCGCCGGTCTCAGCATTCTGGAGAGGAAAAGGGATCCGGAGGTCATTGGAAACGTCCGCACGTCGATGCGGCAGCATCTCGGGCACATGACCCGTCTCGTCGACGACCTGCTCGACATCAACCGCATCGAGCACGGAAAAATCTCGCTGCGCCGGGAGAAAGTGCTGCTGGCCGACATCCTTCCCTCCGCGCTGGAAGTCGCGGTTCCGGCAATCGAGTCAGGGAATCACACGCTCGCAGTGAACGTTCCGGAACAGCCGATACTACTCGACGTCGACAAGGCGCGCTTCATTCAGATGGTCAGCAATGTCGTTGGCAATGCGGCACGGTACACGCCGAAGGGCGGGCGCATCGAGGTCACCGCAAGTGGCAGCGGAAACAGCGCCAGCATTGTCGTTTCCGACAACGGTGTCGGCATCCCAGCCGACCAGCAGTCGCGCATTTTCGAGCTCTTCGAGCAATCCAATGCAGGAATGGTCGTGATAGGCGACGGGCTGGGAATCGGGCTGGCCCTCGTCAAGCAACTTGCCGAACTGCATGGCGGGACAATCCGGCTGGTAAGCAGCGTACCTGGCGAAGGAAGTACTTTCGAGATCCAGCTTCCGACCGGAAACCACTAG
- a CDS encoding mercuric transporter MerT family protein — translation MTQPETASRRGTWVAIAGGSLGALGAASCCIVPLVLFTLGVSGAWIGNLTALAPYQPIFLGVAIAFLAAGFWRIYRRPQVVCAERECGTPSSNRLAKRALWLATALVGLAVLFPYLAPLLLEV, via the coding sequence ATGACCCAGCCGGAAACGGCTTCCAGACGCGGTACGTGGGTTGCGATTGCCGGAGGAAGTCTCGGCGCGCTTGGCGCAGCCTCCTGCTGCATCGTCCCGCTGGTGCTCTTCACACTGGGCGTCAGTGGCGCATGGATCGGCAACCTGACCGCGCTCGCCCCCTATCAGCCCATCTTCCTTGGGGTGGCCATCGCCTTTCTGGCCGCCGGGTTCTGGCGGATCTATCGTCGGCCGCAGGTGGTCTGCGCCGAGCGCGAATGCGGCACGCCTTCCTCCAACCGCCTGGCGAAGAGGGCCTTGTGGCTTGCAACGGCGCTGGTCGGACTCGCCGTCCTCTTCCCCTATCTCGCCCCCCTATTGCTCGAAGTTTGA
- a CDS encoding response regulator — MRENEERIRVTHEVLTSLDELMIAVLGVETGSRGYVLTGKDQYLEAYRTGAASARQNLGKLEAFANDNAAEDEDLDRLRTLIDEKLRFSRLAIETRRDQGFDPAIAMIDSDQGKIAMDAIRLEMAQRNRAETTERQQRIAELAAASSATLVSAMVTSLIGIALTIAIFLLLMRGNRLRERQRWLQTAQVELSEAMRGEKTVPQLGAAVLAFLAERTGANAGAIFKGEGGTFNRAAMLGVTDAAAVPETFAFNEGLLGKVAADGHPTELADIPDGYLKIGSALGSDTPRHLVVAPAFNEGSVNAVIELGFFDAVDDRVRELLDTVSGSIGVALRSARFRERLQDALEETQRQASELQAQSEELRVSNEELEEQGNALKETQARLELQQVELEQTNSQLEEQAQALEGQRDELSRAAASLQLKARELEQASQYKSDFLANMSHELRTPLNSLLILSKLLGDNADGNLSAEQVKFARTIESSGNDLLTLINDILDLSKIEAGHVEIQATQVSTERLASDLRKMFEPLAQQRGLELDIALADDAPRSIETDRQRLEQVLKNLLSNAIKFTERGSVTLSISSKDDDQIEFAVADTGIGIAPEQRDAIFDAFRQADGTISRKFGGTGLGLSISRELVRLLGGTIRVTSEEGKGSTFIVDVPATYDPATVAPRAAAPAGKEPPATAPATVQAATRPKGRTNTTPKGPVIDDDRAVLSGDKRVLLVIEDDSRFAGIVCDLSREMGFECLVAGTAQEAIDLAREYRPSAIVLDIGLPDQSGLTVLDRLKHEDRTRHIPIHVISGSDQAQTAMALGAIGFLEKPAPRERLAEVLAMLQQKLASRVRRVLIVEDDAVQREAVSQLLGSQDVETVGVGTVAECLEELRGGQYDCMVLDLALPDATGFSLLETLSEEGEGPLPPVIVYTGRDLSADEEQRLRRYSSSIIIKGAKSPERLLDEVSLFLHQVVSDLPAEQRQMIEKARHRDAALEGRRILIVEDDVRNVYSLTSVLEPRGALTRIARNGQEAIDALEEAAGDPDNTIDLVLMDVMMPVMDGLTAARAIRADARWKKLPIVMLTAKAMPDDQQKCIDAGANDYMSKPIDVDKLLSLVRVWMPR, encoded by the coding sequence ATGCGCGAGAACGAGGAACGGATCCGCGTTACGCACGAGGTGCTGACGTCGCTCGATGAGCTCATGATAGCGGTGCTCGGCGTGGAAACTGGTAGCAGAGGCTATGTCCTGACCGGCAAAGACCAATATCTTGAAGCTTATCGAACCGGAGCTGCCAGCGCGCGACAAAACCTGGGGAAGTTGGAAGCTTTTGCAAATGACAATGCCGCCGAGGATGAGGACCTCGACCGGCTCCGGACCCTGATCGACGAAAAACTCCGTTTCTCCCGGTTGGCCATCGAGACTCGTCGCGATCAGGGCTTCGATCCGGCGATCGCGATGATCGACAGCGACCAGGGCAAGATCGCGATGGATGCGATCCGTTTGGAGATGGCGCAGAGAAACCGCGCGGAGACGACAGAGCGCCAGCAGCGCATCGCCGAACTGGCTGCGGCGTCCAGTGCAACGCTCGTCAGCGCCATGGTCACTAGCCTTATTGGCATCGCCTTGACCATCGCGATATTCCTGCTGCTCATGCGCGGAAACCGCCTGCGCGAACGTCAGCGTTGGCTGCAAACCGCGCAGGTGGAGCTTAGCGAAGCGATGCGCGGCGAGAAGACTGTCCCGCAGCTGGGCGCCGCGGTGCTTGCCTTCCTCGCCGAGAGGACCGGGGCTAACGCAGGCGCGATCTTCAAGGGAGAAGGAGGCACGTTCAACCGTGCAGCCATGCTCGGGGTGACCGACGCGGCAGCGGTGCCCGAAACGTTTGCCTTCAACGAAGGCTTGCTCGGCAAGGTGGCGGCAGACGGACACCCGACCGAGCTTGCGGATATCCCGGACGGTTATCTCAAGATCGGTTCCGCACTTGGCAGCGATACGCCGCGCCATCTCGTGGTCGCCCCGGCTTTCAATGAAGGTTCGGTCAATGCCGTCATCGAACTCGGATTTTTCGATGCGGTGGATGACCGGGTACGAGAACTGCTCGATACCGTTTCAGGCTCGATCGGCGTCGCCCTGCGCTCGGCGCGTTTCCGCGAGCGCCTGCAGGACGCGCTGGAGGAAACGCAGCGCCAGGCTAGCGAACTGCAGGCGCAAAGCGAGGAATTGCGGGTCTCCAACGAGGAACTGGAGGAGCAGGGGAATGCGTTGAAGGAAACGCAAGCCCGGCTGGAACTGCAGCAGGTCGAACTGGAACAGACCAACAGCCAGCTTGAAGAACAAGCGCAGGCTCTGGAGGGCCAGCGTGACGAGCTTTCGCGCGCCGCTGCCTCGCTGCAGCTTAAGGCTCGCGAGCTTGAGCAGGCCAGCCAGTACAAGTCTGACTTCCTTGCCAACATGAGCCACGAGCTGCGCACGCCGCTCAATTCGCTGCTGATCCTTTCCAAGCTGCTGGGCGACAATGCCGACGGCAACCTTTCGGCCGAACAGGTCAAGTTTGCCCGCACGATCGAATCTTCGGGCAACGACCTCCTGACCCTTATCAACGACATCCTCGATCTGTCGAAAATCGAGGCGGGTCACGTCGAGATCCAGGCGACCCAGGTCTCCACGGAGCGGCTCGCTTCGGACCTGCGAAAGATGTTCGAGCCGCTGGCGCAGCAGCGTGGGCTGGAACTCGACATCGCGCTTGCCGACGATGCGCCGCGTTCCATCGAGACCGATCGACAGCGGCTGGAACAGGTACTCAAGAACCTGCTTTCGAACGCGATCAAGTTCACCGAACGGGGCAGCGTTACCCTGTCGATCTCCAGCAAGGATGACGACCAGATCGAATTCGCGGTCGCCGACACCGGGATCGGCATCGCACCGGAGCAGCGCGACGCGATATTCGACGCCTTCCGCCAGGCCGACGGCACAATCAGCCGCAAGTTCGGCGGCACCGGGCTCGGCCTCTCGATTTCGCGCGAACTGGTCCGCCTGCTGGGCGGAACGATCCGGGTCACGAGCGAAGAAGGCAAGGGAAGCACGTTCATCGTGGACGTGCCTGCCACTTACGATCCCGCCACCGTCGCGCCGCGCGCTGCCGCGCCGGCGGGTAAGGAACCGCCGGCAACAGCCCCGGCAACTGTACAAGCCGCGACCAGGCCGAAGGGCCGGACCAATACGACACCCAAGGGGCCGGTCATCGACGACGACCGGGCGGTCCTGTCCGGTGACAAGCGCGTATTGCTCGTGATCGAGGACGACAGCAGATTTGCCGGTATCGTGTGCGACCTGTCACGCGAAATGGGTTTCGAATGCCTCGTGGCCGGCACCGCGCAGGAAGCGATCGACCTTGCCCGCGAGTACCGGCCCAGCGCCATCGTGCTCGACATCGGTCTGCCCGATCAGTCGGGCCTTACCGTTCTGGACCGGCTCAAGCATGAAGACAGGACACGGCACATACCGATCCACGTTATCTCCGGTTCGGACCAGGCCCAGACAGCGATGGCATTGGGTGCGATCGGCTTCCTTGAAAAGCCCGCCCCCCGCGAACGGCTGGCAGAGGTGCTGGCCATGCTGCAGCAGAAACTGGCATCGCGCGTTCGGCGTGTGCTCATCGTCGAGGACGACGCGGTCCAGCGTGAGGCGGTCAGTCAGCTGCTCGGATCGCAGGATGTCGAGACTGTCGGCGTCGGCACGGTCGCCGAATGTCTGGAGGAACTGCGCGGCGGCCAGTACGATTGCATGGTCCTCGACCTCGCGCTGCCCGATGCCACCGGCTTTTCCCTGCTCGAGACGCTAAGCGAGGAAGGCGAGGGTCCGCTTCCTCCGGTAATCGTCTACACCGGGCGGGACCTTTCGGCCGACGAGGAGCAGCGCCTGCGTCGTTATTCCAGTTCCATCATCATCAAGGGCGCCAAGTCGCCCGAGCGCCTGCTGGACGAGGTTTCGCTGTTCCTGCACCAGGTCGTTTCCGACTTGCCTGCCGAACAGCGCCAGATGATCGAGAAAGCGCGTCACCGTGATGCGGCGCTCGAAGGCCGCCGCATCCTCATCGTCGAGGATGACGTGCGCAACGTCTACTCGCTCACCAGCGTTCTGGAGCCCCGCGGCGCACTGACGCGGATCGCGCGCAACGGGCAGGAGGCGATCGATGCGCTGGAGGAAGCGGCGGGCGATCCTGACAACACGATCGACTTGGTGCTGATGGACGTCATGATGCCGGTGATGGACGGCCTCACCGCCGCTCGCGCCATCCGTGCCGATGCGCGCTGGAAGAAGCTGCCCATTGTCATGCTCACCGCCAAGGCCATGCCCGACGACCAGCAGAAATGCATCGATGCGGGCGCCAACGATTACATGTCAAAGCCGATCGACGTGGACAAGTTGCTTTCACTGGTACGGGTATGGATGCCCAGGTGA
- the merA gene encoding mercury(II) reductase produces MSDCCNPVDRPQDKKYDLIVVGGGSAGFSAAITAAEQGAQVAVIGAGTIGGTCVNVGCVPSKALIRAVESIHHANAAPMRFKGIEARARAADWGQVIAEKDALVSGLRQAKYADLLPLYNNVAYHEGTARLVDNGVETGGRRFTADRIVIATGTRPAVPAIPGLPDVDALDSTTALDLTELPKSMIVLGGGYVGVELAQTFSRAGVDVTLVFRSRLLPEMEPEIGAALTDYLSSEGITVLGNLAYQSVHKTAEGGAALTVLRDGVAEIIVAERLLLATGRAPNVEDLGLIEAGVKQTLSGAIIVDDHMRTSVRGVYAAGDVTGRDQFVYMAAYGAKIAAKNALNGDSLRYDNSAMPSVVFSDPQVASVGFTEAQAIAAGYAARTSTLPLENVPRALAARDTRGLIKLVADGRTRKLLGAHILAPEGADSIQTAAMALRCGLTIDDLVETIFPYLTTVEGLKLAAQAFDRDVNRLSCCAG; encoded by the coding sequence ATGAGTGATTGCTGCAATCCGGTCGACCGCCCTCAGGACAAGAAGTACGACCTTATCGTCGTGGGCGGCGGATCGGCTGGGTTCTCGGCCGCGATCACCGCGGCGGAGCAAGGGGCCCAGGTCGCCGTTATCGGTGCCGGCACCATCGGTGGAACCTGCGTCAATGTCGGCTGCGTTCCTTCCAAGGCGCTAATCCGCGCGGTCGAGAGCATCCACCACGCCAATGCCGCGCCGATGCGGTTCAAGGGCATTGAGGCCCGGGCGCGAGCCGCCGATTGGGGCCAGGTGATCGCCGAAAAGGACGCGCTCGTCTCGGGCCTTCGCCAGGCGAAATATGCGGACCTCCTGCCTCTCTACAATAACGTCGCCTATCATGAAGGCACGGCGCGGCTCGTCGATAATGGCGTCGAGACCGGTGGAAGGCGGTTCACCGCTGACCGGATCGTGATTGCGACAGGTACCCGTCCGGCGGTGCCGGCTATCCCGGGCCTTCCGGATGTCGATGCGCTCGACAGCACTACCGCGCTCGACCTGACCGAGTTGCCGAAATCGATGATCGTCCTCGGAGGCGGCTATGTCGGTGTGGAACTCGCTCAGACGTTCTCCCGCGCCGGTGTCGACGTGACGCTCGTTTTCCGCAGCCGCCTTCTCCCCGAGATGGAGCCGGAGATCGGCGCCGCGCTGACCGACTATCTTTCGAGCGAAGGCATCACCGTCCTGGGCAACCTCGCCTATCAGTCGGTCCACAAGACGGCGGAAGGGGGCGCTGCGCTCACCGTCCTGCGCGACGGGGTCGCCGAAATCATCGTCGCGGAGCGCCTTCTCCTGGCGACCGGGCGCGCCCCGAATGTTGAGGACCTCGGTCTCATCGAGGCGGGGGTGAAGCAGACGCTCAGCGGTGCCATCATTGTCGATGACCATATGCGAACCTCTGTGCGCGGCGTCTATGCCGCCGGCGACGTGACGGGCCGAGACCAGTTCGTCTATATGGCGGCCTATGGCGCAAAGATCGCTGCCAAAAACGCCTTGAACGGCGACAGTCTGAGGTACGACAATTCGGCCATGCCGTCCGTCGTATTCAGCGATCCGCAGGTAGCCAGTGTCGGCTTCACCGAAGCACAGGCTATCGCGGCCGGATATGCAGCGCGAACGTCGACGCTCCCGCTCGAGAATGTCCCGCGCGCATTGGCGGCCCGCGACACGCGTGGCCTGATCAAGCTGGTTGCGGATGGCCGGACCCGCAAACTGCTGGGCGCGCACATCCTGGCACCGGAAGGTGCGGACAGTATCCAGACCGCCGCCATGGCGCTCCGCTGCGGTCTCACGATCGACGATCTGGTGGAGACGATCTTCCCCTATCTGACCACGGTCGAAGGCCTGAAGCTGGCGGCGCAGGCATTCGACCGGGATGTGAATAGACTGTCCTGCTGTGCGGGCTAA
- a CDS encoding IS3 family transposase (programmed frameshift), whose protein sequence is MKRTRFSEEQIIGVLKEAEAGAKTADLARRHGVSEATIYNWKAKYGGLEVSEAKRLRSLEDENGRLKRLLADAMLNNAALKDLLNKKVLTPAAKREAVAHLQDCHGMSERRACHVIGADRKSVRYRSQRADDAELREKLRELANQRRRFGYRRLHILLRREGVMINRKKTQRLYREEGLAVRRRRSRKRAVGTRAPAPVLALPNQRWSLDFVHDQMASGRRFRVLNVVDDVTRECLAAVPDTSISGGRVVRELTELIAQRGKPGMIVSDNGTELTSNAVLAWCGEIGVERHYIAPGKPVQNGYVESFNGRMRDELLNETLFLSLAHARVEIAAWVEDYNRERPHSSLGYATPAAFAAELDKQWTDSLRPPGSATQPIASTALKRKTTARL, encoded by the exons ATGAAGCGAACGAGGTTTTCTGAAGAGCAGATCATTGGCGTGCTGAAGGAAGCGGAGGCGGGGGCGAAGACCGCGGACCTGGCCCGCCGACACGGTGTGTCGGAAGCGACGATCTACAACTGGAAGGCGAAGTACGGCGGACTGGAGGTGTCCGAGGCAAAGCGGCTGCGCTCGCTCGAGGATGAGAACGGCAGGCTCAAGCGCTTGTTGGCCGATGCGATGCTGAACAACGCTGCGCTGAAGGATCTTCTGA ACAAAAAAGTTCTGACGCCCGCCGCGAAGCGGGAAGCTGTTGCTCATCTCCAGGATTGTCACGGGATGAGCGAGCGGCGGGCGTGTCATGTGATCGGAGCCGACCGTAAGAGCGTGCGATATCGCTCCCAGCGGGCTGACGATGCCGAGCTTCGCGAGAAGCTGCGCGAGCTGGCGAACCAGCGACGCCGGTTCGGCTATCGTCGCCTGCATATCCTGCTGCGCCGGGAGGGGGTGATGATCAACCGCAAGAAAACCCAGCGTCTTTACCGTGAGGAGGGATTGGCGGTCAGGCGACGCCGGAGCCGCAAGCGTGCTGTTGGAACACGGGCGCCTGCTCCGGTGCTGGCCCTACCGAACCAGCGCTGGAGCCTCGACTTCGTGCACGACCAAATGGCGTCAGGACGACGGTTCCGCGTGCTGAACGTGGTCGATGACGTGACCCGGGAGTGCCTTGCGGCGGTGCCCGACACATCGATCTCAGGCGGCCGTGTCGTGCGCGAGTTGACGGAGCTGATCGCACAGCGCGGCAAACCGGGGATGATCGTCAGCGACAACGGGACCGAACTCACGAGCAATGCGGTGCTGGCATGGTGCGGGGAGATCGGCGTTGAGCGGCACTACATCGCGCCGGGCAAGCCGGTGCAGAACGGCTACGTCGAGAGCTTCAACGGCCGCATGCGCGACGAACTGCTCAACGAGACGCTGTTCCTCAGCCTTGCCCACGCCCGGGTCGAGATCGCCGCCTGGGTCGAGGACTACAATCGGGAGAGACCACACTCATCCCTTGGATACGCAACACCGGCGGCGTTCGCCGCCGAACTGGATAAGCAATGGACTGATTCGCTACGCCCTCCGGGCTCCGCTACGCAGCCCATTGCTTCAACCGCGCTCAAGCGCAAAACAACCGCGCGGCTCTAA
- a CDS encoding CheR family methyltransferase has protein sequence MDAQVMRTRMTDAGAANESIEDIEIQLLLDALYRHYHYDFRHYARASIKRRLLQARTQLGYDSISDIQSAVLHDETILPRLLNFLTVQVSEMFRDPSYFRALRESVVPHLRTYPSLKVWVAGCSHGEELYSLAILFAEEGLADRTIFYATDINPAALRAAQAGIYPLDRIRQFTENHRQSGGHSSLSEYYTADYDRAVFDKALRERAVFSDHSLVTDAAFGEMHLVSCRNVLIYFDRELQDRVVGLFGESLARGGFLGVGSKESLRFSAHADMFSEFVREEKIYRRNTR, from the coding sequence ATGGATGCCCAGGTGATGCGCACCAGAATGACGGACGCCGGTGCTGCGAACGAGAGCATCGAGGACATCGAGATCCAGCTTCTGCTGGACGCACTCTATCGGCATTATCACTACGATTTTCGGCACTATGCCCGCGCCTCAATCAAGCGGCGGCTGCTGCAGGCGCGGACACAGTTGGGCTACGACAGCATTTCCGACATCCAGTCGGCCGTCCTGCACGACGAGACGATCCTGCCGCGTTTGCTAAACTTCCTCACCGTTCAGGTGAGCGAGATGTTTCGCGACCCTTCGTATTTTCGCGCCCTGCGCGAAAGCGTCGTGCCTCACCTCAGGACCTACCCCTCGCTCAAGGTATGGGTCGCGGGATGCAGCCATGGCGAGGAGCTTTATTCGCTGGCGATCCTCTTCGCCGAGGAAGGGCTGGCCGACCGTACCATCTTCTACGCAACGGACATCAACCCGGCGGCGCTGCGCGCGGCGCAGGCGGGCATTTATCCGCTGGACCGGATCCGCCAGTTCACGGAAAACCATCGCCAGTCCGGCGGTCATTCATCTTTATCTGAATACTATACCGCGGACTACGACAGGGCCGTGTTTGACAAGGCCCTGCGCGAACGAGCCGTTTTCTCCGATCATAGCCTGGTGACCGACGCCGCGTTCGGCGAGATGCACCTCGTTTCATGCCGCAACGTGCTGATCTACTTCGACCGCGAATTGCAGGACCGGGTCGTGGGACTGTTCGGCGAATCGCTCGCGCGCGGCGGATTCCTAGGCGTCGGGTCGAAGGAAAGCCTGCGCTTCTCGGCCCACGCCGACATGTTCTCGGAGTTCGTGCGCGAGGAAAAGATCTATCGAAGGAACACTCGGTGA